GCGGCCAAGCCTTTTGGCTGCCTCCTTATTAATTAACATTGTTGTAGAATTGGTAACTGAAAATTTTTGAGAAGATCCTAAGAAAAAGAAAAGAAGGAGGCTTAATTCGAAAATATGGTAAAAATGTTAAAAACCAAAATAAGCAGTGAAAAAAAAGAGATAGAAATAAGTTTTGAAAACCAGACAGCTCTAATAGGAGAAAGAATTAACCCTACGGGTAAGAAAAAGCTAAGCAAAGCTCTGCAGGATAAAGACCTCTCCATAGTAGAAAAAGAAGCAAAAGAACAAACAGAAGCGGGAGCAGATATTCTTGATGTTAACGTAGGTGCAGCAGGTGTCGATGAGATGGCTATGCTTCCTGAGGCTGTTAAGCTTGTCCAGGAGACTGTTGATCTTCCTATCTGTATCGATAGCTCTAGCCCTGACGCAATCGCCAAAGCGCTTGAAGTTTACAAAGGAAAAGCCCTTATAAACTCTGTAACCGGTGAAGAAAAGTCAATGGATATAATGTTTCCCCTGGTAAAAGAACATAACGCTGCTATAATCGCACTTCCCCATGATGAAGAAGGAATTCCAGCTAAAGCTGACAAGCGCTTAAAGGTTGTTGATAAGATTTTTGATAGAGCTACCAAAGAAGGAATTCCTCACGAAGATATAATTATAGACTGCCTTGCCCTTGCTGTAAGTACAGATGATACAGCAGGCCTCGCCGCTCTAGAGACCATTGAAGAGACAAGAAAAAGATATGGGGCAAACATAACCGTAGGAGCAAGTAACATAGCCTTTGGAATGCCAGAAAACCATCTAATCACAGGTGCTTTCTTATCAACTGCCATCTATGCTGGGCTTACCTGCCCTATTGTTGATGCCAAAAAGGTTCGCCAGTACGTTCTTGCAACAGATCTTGTCCTCGGTAGGGATAAATTTGGCATGAGGTTTATAAAGGATTATAGAAGCAGAAGCTAAAGATTACAAGATAAGGTGTTATTGAGTACTGTAAGTTTAATTTGTGAAAAAAGTTACGAGATTGTAAAATATTTTACAGCAAAAACTCCCCCCTATAGTCTAAAATGACACCTAAACCAAGCCTAAAGACAAGGTTTTAACCAAAACTAATTCAAAAGGGGGAGTTTTTTATGACAGTAAAAGAAGAGATCAGAAATCAAATTTGTGGTGCTATCAAGGATGCTAACTTCCCGATTAACACCCCAGAAGAGCTCTTAAACGCCTTCCCAGAAGGTGCTGATACTACCTGCAAATGCGGTGATGTTGAAGTAACAGCAGGTGAAGCAGGTAAATTATTAACAGAAGATGATTTCCCATTTAATGGACCAGAAGAGGTAGCTGATACAATAGTAGAAAGAGCAAACTTTTAAAAAAACTGACCATCAGAACCCTTACCACCTAATACTATAACCTCCTACCTCAGGTTATAGTATAGTTCCACAACAAGCTGCTGCCCAAAATCACCTTGTAACTTTTTTGGGCAGCTCTTTTTTGACAAAACTAGTGATCAAGTTATCATATAATTTGTTGTATTTTATTCGACTTATTCTACCATTTCTTCTAGCCCATCTAACTCACAGGTTAGCACCGATGGATCTTCGATCCAGATGATACCTCCTTTAGCTTCAACACCCGGAAGCTGTTTTAGGATATTGGTTACCATCACCCTTGATGAACCGATGAAATCAGCCAGTTCCTGATGGGTCAGTTTTACATCTAATTTTAGCCTATCTCCTTCATAACGCCCATATTCTTCTGATAGCCTCTCAAGAAGGGAGACAAGCCTGTACTTCACATCACCTGCTGCAAGAGAGCTTACCCAGGAGGTTGTTTCGTGAAGTTTTTTACCCAGGTTAGCTATTATTTTCATGGCTAGTTGGGGCGATTTTTGGACTGCTCTTTCAAACTGTTCTTTGGTACAGTAGCAGACAAAAGCATCCTCCACAGCCGTTGCAGTAGCGACTTGACTGTTGTCTCTAAACAGTGCGTCCTGTCCTAACACCTCATCTGTACCGGTAAAGCCAATTGCTATCTCTCTTCCATCGGGAAAAATCCTACTTAGCTTTAGCCTTCCTTTTTTGATCAAGTACAAAGCGTCAGCGTTTTCGTCCTGGTAGAATAACACTTCTCCTTTTTTTAAGTACTTTTTCTCTGCTAGTTGGCGGATTACGTTTTTTTCTTTTGCAGACAAACCTTCAAACAAAGGTAGGCTTGTCATGCACATTGTAGTAACATTGTTCTCCATAAATAATCCCCCCACATTTTATAAATATTTGTCCCTTCGTATATTATATATTGAAAAAAACACTTGTCCTTTTATTATTTAATGTAATTTCTAATATAATATTTTTAGGTAATAAAAAATTAGCATAATTATTTGATTTTGACAATAAATAAGCCTGCCCCTTTTAGTGAGATTATAAAAAGAAGCAGGCAAGATTTGAATACATTTTAATCTAAGGCATCATTTCCAAAGTTTTAATTGAAATATTAGCAAATCTATGGTTATGGTTAATTGAACTAAATTACTGAATTAATCCCATCAACTGCCAGTAAGGAATTGTAACCATTGCTGCGATTAGTGCTATTGCTAGAT
The Natranaerofaba carboxydovora genome window above contains:
- a CDS encoding dihydropteroate synthase yields the protein MVKMLKTKISSEKKEIEISFENQTALIGERINPTGKKKLSKALQDKDLSIVEKEAKEQTEAGADILDVNVGAAGVDEMAMLPEAVKLVQETVDLPICIDSSSPDAIAKALEVYKGKALINSVTGEEKSMDIMFPLVKEHNAAIIALPHDEEGIPAKADKRLKVVDKIFDRATKEGIPHEDIIIDCLALAVSTDDTAGLAALETIEETRKRYGANITVGASNIAFGMPENHLITGAFLSTAIYAGLTCPIVDAKKVRQYVLATDLVLGRDKFGMRFIKDYRSRS
- a CDS encoding MTH865 family protein, with translation MTVKEEIRNQICGAIKDANFPINTPEELLNAFPEGADTTCKCGDVEVTAGEAGKLLTEDDFPFNGPEEVADTIVERANF
- a CDS encoding Crp/Fnr family transcriptional regulator, yielding MENNVTTMCMTSLPLFEGLSAKEKNVIRQLAEKKYLKKGEVLFYQDENADALYLIKKGRLKLSRIFPDGREIAIGFTGTDEVLGQDALFRDNSQVATATAVEDAFVCYCTKEQFERAVQKSPQLAMKIIANLGKKLHETTSWVSSLAAGDVKYRLVSLLERLSEEYGRYEGDRLKLDVKLTHQELADFIGSSRVMVTNILKQLPGVEAKGGIIWIEDPSVLTCELDGLEEMVE